One Dictyostelium discoideum AX4 chromosome 3 chromosome, whole genome shotgun sequence genomic region harbors:
- the dus1l gene encoding tRNA-dihydrouridine synthase 1-like protein, whose protein sequence is MSISSSEILDSSKNYNPDEEEEIEEKKDNIIMNPVISKLGGYEFFRNVLKSPKKTVAPMVDHTFLAFRMLCRKYGADMVYTPMFHSKNFATCKTYRRDYWSTCPEDRPLVVQFCGNEPEWVVKAAKYIEDHCDAIDLNLGCPQQIARRGNYGSFLLDKPHIILPIVQELHKHIKVPIFCKIRLLPNLDDTIKLALQLQEAGCQLLTIHGRTKEQKGHNSGIANWKAIRTIREQLSIPVIANGSVVQYEDIDRCLEETGADGVMSAEGILANPSFFSGLKVPIYQVAREYIDFTEIYKTSIHVTRSHIFKMLKEKLDVYSDLRETMGATHTNDGFRDIITDLETREKNNLPPVKILTNKQKRELKQKENNDIDSLKKQKLDDNNNNENNNNNNNNNNNNNNNNNNNNINENNNNNNNNTEIKNEDEKEKVLINNSN, encoded by the coding sequence atgtcaatatcatcaagtgaaattttagatagttcaaaaaattataatccagacgaagaagaagaaattgaagaaaaaaaagataatattataatgaaTCCagttatttcaaaattaggTGGTTATGAATTTTTTAGAAATGTATTAAAATCACCAAAAAAGACAGTAGCACCAATGGTTGATCATACATTTTTAGCATTTCGTATGTTATGTAGAAAGTATGGTGCAGATATGGTTTATACACCAATGTTTCATAGTAAGAATTTTGCAACATGTAAAACCTATCGTAGAGATTACTGGTCAACCTGTCCAGAAGACAGACCCTTGGTAGTGCAATTTTGCGGCAACGAGCCAGAGTGGGTGGTAAAGGCCGCAAAATACATCGAGGATCATTGCGATGCCATAGACTTGAATTTGGGTTGTCCACAGCAAATTGCACGTCGTGGTAACTATGGCAGCTTCCTCTTGGACAAGCCTCATATCATTTTACCAATAGTCCAAGAGTTGCACAAACACATCAAGGTGCCAATATTTTGCAAGATCAGGTTACTACCAAACCTTGACGATACCATAAAGTTGGCATTGCAATTACAAGAAGCCGGTTGCCAATTATTGACAATCCATGGCAGAACAAAGGAGCAGAAAGGCCATAACTCTGGTATCGCAAATTGGAAAGCAATTCGTACAATTAGGGAACAGCTTTCAATACCTGTCATTGCCAATGGCAGTGTTGTACAATACGAGGATATCGATAGATGTTTGGAGGAGACCGGTGCCGACGGCGTTATGTCGGCAGAGGGTATCTTGGCCAACCCATCATTCTTTTCTGGTTTAAAAGTACCAATTTACCAAGTCGCTCGTGAATACATTGACTTTACAGAAATCTATAAAACTTCAATTCATGTCACTCGTAGTCATATCTTTAAAATGTTAAAAGAGAAACTCGATGTCTACAGTGATCTCAGAGAAACAATGGGAGCAACACATACCAATGATGGTTTCAGAGATATCATAACCGATTTAGAAACTcgtgaaaaaaataatttaccacctgtcaaaattttaacaaataaacaaaaaagagaattaaaacaaaaagaaaataatgatatcgattctttaaaaaaacaaaaactagatgataataataataatgaaaataataataataataataataataataataataataataataataataataataataatataaatgaaaataataataataataataataatacggaaattaaaaatgaagatgaaaaagaaaaagttttaataaataattcaaattaa
- the rckA gene encoding RGS domain-containing protein, whose protein sequence is MKTSKDSSNSNSNNNNNNNNNNNNNNNNNNGLNGTYSSKSLSPPTSPKQMSGNSIISNSTGNLSSGSGSGSSSGGNKKFINRSFNTFIDFIKKPARRNSKAHNTPPPYPEVDTGFGYFLELDSKPPKPFDEKDDPIHNSTGSTDSWEGDLNSSGGGGKQPQQTQQQSSGENLNNSSDRNNNSNENNQIVDDNSNVFNKGVVVQTVPMTEIGLFPVSLMMAQQRAEHPINVEDIESDVQTCSIPNSKPLYSSLGCSTNSSNSGSSISAPNITFQSFGISPVNNNNNNNNNSNNNSNSNSNSNSNSNNNNNNNNNNNNNNNNNNNNNNNNNSTVNSNNSSLNNSPRYLNSSSSPRSMQHLSSKITTTTTTTTTTTTTTSDDNNGNTNNNISNNNNIINNSNNNSNSNNNNNNNINNTNHKFKTMEKYFSSKENFPIPFPKLKDELGVIIENSSNKGYVGGNKGSEDRRKKIEQKKKQVPAPEMKATKEKFIETITDPTTLNSFRSFMENTQSNENLEFFLEVKRFNTIQDQVLLKHTCDDIWRRFFDDLAVTQLCVESSLKKLINNRRENPTHSMFNEVLDLLLDDIVCDAFRNYISSPFNPEWKSEFKKKFTNNTYSTTTQPINNFNNTNNNNNNNCSTPPNNYSSSPIKQSNINNNNNNASSSNIASSSNVNNNNNNSNGSNTSSSHHRERLDNIKGNRERVDSNGKERSIDNKDILSLLESNLSNHSNSSSNSNGKDKDKDKDKNENTTDNSNNNNNSNNNLNNLIIKNNFNNILQSPQIVSKINEIFKDSNNSQLSISITLDNDEDPTIFHLDESDMESLIEEVVKDNISVHTEISYSDVSIHKWIASGSSGRVYNGQYKGKDVAIKVLGPEVCVHFDLNEFKREVALMSIFKHDNLARCLGAGQYDDKYFHLTEYCHNGSLFSYLRDQRNNISFGQRLHFALGIARGMRYLHSMSIIHRDLKSMNILLTKRLKIKIVDFGTSRVANKYNMTTHVGTQAWMAPEIFTSRTYTNKVDVYSYAIILFEIFTRKSAYDENANINIPNMVMKGERPELPKDMQTSISNIIKKCWQQKPSNRPSFIKIVAYLESIIYPSVSNSLGLVASTSFSSSALWSGQILAQPKN, encoded by the coding sequence atgaaaaCATCAAAGGATAGTAGTAATAgcaattcaaataataataataataataataataataataataataataataataataataatggtttaaatGGAACATACtcatcaaaatcattatcaccaccaaCATCACCAAAACAAATGAGTGGAAATAGTATAATAAGTAATAGTACTGGCAATTTAAGTAGTGgcagtggtagtggtagtagtagtggtggaaataaaaaatttataaatagatCATTCAATacatttattgattttataaagaaACCAGCAAGAAGGAATTCAAAAGCACATAATACACCTCCACCTTATCCTGAAGTTGATACTGgttttggatattttttagaattagATAGTAAACCACCAAAACCATTTGATGAAAAGGATGATCCCATACATAATAGTACTGGTTCAACTGATAGCTGGGAAggtgatttaaattcaagtggtggtggtggtaaacaACCCCAacaaacacaacaacaatcaagtggtgaaaatttaaataattcttcaGATAGAAATAACAAcagtaatgaaaataatcaaatagtGGACGATAATAGTAATGTATTTAATAAAGGAGTGGTTGTACAAACAGTTCCAATGACAGAGATTGGCTTGTTTCCAGTATCTTTAATGATGGCACAACAAAGGGCTGAACATCCAATTAATGTTGAAGATATTGAATCGGATGTCCAAACTTGTTCAATACCAAATAGTAAACCATTATATAGTTCATTAGGTTGTTCAACAAACTCTTCAAATTCTGGTTCTTCAATTTCCGCTCCAAATATTACTTTCCAATCTTTTGGAATTTCCCCTgtaaataacaacaacaataataataataatagtaataataatagtaatagtaatagtaatagtaatagtaatagtaataataataataataataataataataataataataataataataataataataataataataataataataatagtactgtaaatagtaataatagtagtttaaataatagccCAAGATATCttaattcttcttcatctcCGAGATCTATGCAACATCTATCTTCTAAAATTacaactactaccaccacaacaactactactaccaccacaacttctgatgataataatggtaatactaataataatataagtaataataataatatcattaataatagcaataataatagtaatagtaataataataacaataataatattaataatacaaatcataaatttaaaacaatggaaaaatatttttcatcaaaagaaaatttcCCAATACCATTTCCAAAGTTAAAAGATGAATTAGGtgtaataattgaaaattcaagTAATAAAGGATATGTTGGAGGAAATAAAGGTAGTGAAGATAGAAGAAAAAAGATtgaacaaaaaaagaaacaagtACCAGCACCAGAAATGAAAGCAACCAAAGAGAAATTTATAGAAACCATTACTGATCCAACcactttaaattcatttagaTCATTCATGGAGAATACACAaagtaatgaaaatttagaaTTCTTTTTAGAGGTTAAACGATTTAATACAATACAAGATCAAGTCTTATTAAAACATACTTGTGATGACATTTGGAGAAGATTCTTTGATGATCTTGCAGTTACACAATTATGTGTTGAATCATcacttaaaaaattaattaataatcgTAGAGAGAATCCAACTCATTCAATGTTTAATGAGGTTTTAGATCTTTTATTAGATGATATTGTTTGTGATGCTTTTAGAAATTATATATCATCACCTTTTAATCCAGAATGGAaaagtgaatttaaaaagaaatttacaaataatacatATAGTACAACAACtcaaccaattaataattttaataatactaataataataataataataattgttctaCTCCTCCCAATAATTATAGTAGTAGTCCAATAAAACAAagtaatataaataacaataataataatgctaGCAGTAGTAATATTGCAAGCAGTagtaatgtaaataataataataataatagtaatggtagtaACACTAGTAGTTCACATCATAGAGAAAGATTAGATAATATAAAAGGAAATAGAGAAAGAGTAGATAGTAATGGTAAAGAAagatcaattgataataaagatattttatcattattagaaAGTAATTTAAGTAAccatagtaatagtagttcaaatagtaatggaaaagataaagataaagacaaagataaaaatgaaaacacTACTgacaattcaaataataataataattcaaataataatttaaataatttaattataaaaaataattttaataatattcttCAATCACCACAAATtgtatcaaaaattaatgaaatttttaaagattcaaataattcacaattatcaatttcaataacattagataatgatgaagatcCAACAATATTTCATTTGGATGAAAGTGATATGGAAAGTTTAATTGAGGAGGTTGTAAAGGATAATATATCAGTTCATACAGAGATTAGTTATAGTGATGTTTCAATTCATAAATGGATTGCTTCGGGTTCATCTGGTAGAGTTTATAATGGACAATATAAAGGTAAGGATGTTGCAATCAAAGTACTTGGTCCTGAAGTTTGTGTACATTTCGATTTGAATGAATTCAAGAGAGAAGTTGCTTTAATGTCAATTTTTAAACATGATAATTTAGCAAGGTGTTTGGGTGCTGGTCAATATGATGacaaatattttcatttgacaGAGTATTGTCACAATGGTTCTTTGTTTAGTTATTTAAGGGATCAgcgtaataatattagttttGGTCAAAGATTACATTTTGCATTGGGTATTGCAAGAGGAATGCGTTATCTTCATTCAATGTCAATCATTCATAGGGATTTGAAATCAATGAATATCCTATTGACAAAgagattaaaaataaagattgtAGATTTTGGTACCTCTAGAGTagcaaataaatataatatgaCAACCCATGTTGGCACCCAAGCTTGGATGGCTCCTGAGATTTTCACTTCAAGAACCTATACGAATAAAGTTGACGTTTATTCATATgcaatcattttatttgaaattttcacTAGAAAATCTGCATACGATGAAAATGCAAATATTAACATTCCAAATATGGTGATGAAAGGTGAAAGACCAGAACTTCCAAAAGATATGCAaacttcaatttcaaatataattaaaaaatgttggCAACAAAAACCTTCAAATAGACCTTCATTCATTAAAATAGTTGCATATTTAGAAAGTATAATTTATCCATCAGTTTCAAATAGTTTAGGTTTAGTTGCCTCAACTTCTTTCTCTTCTTCTGCACTTTGGTCTGGTCAAATTTTAGCACAgccaaaaaattaa
- a CDS encoding hypothetical protein (Mitochondrial RNA helicase (At4g14790)), with protein MLRISLYLRNGSKIINNQIKSSLPHGDDFNNFRSLTTTTTTKKVFNNNNNNSSDNNNNNNNNNNNINNNNNNNNNNNNNNNNNNKEFFQSNSTINAKTFKVKSEIIKEKLIENFNEINEILEIEKEPIEIKSFNGFNIIKIDPNSKKKLKNKQDSKILKLVIDSIEHKVLIEGDDLTIKHLTTPSILLKFGLIDKLPISTSTISTSTIPKNSKKIENYLAFDIELNRLPNSLLINNFNFNNKIILKPHSYAMDTNSISIQQILKQICDENSIGTKLNEIDFKNCLEEFENELAIASPKTLISLKIEEIYQKKILGLLRSTFKEKEQEIKRNKNKNKIENEENEKVKVSDQEKEEKENDEENDEYEEDEDEDDEEDEEDEKNLKILSDLREPHKWYTEARKFKRNIILHVGPTNSGKTYNALKRLMESESGVYCGPLRLLAHEVYDKMNENGLDTSLMTGQLRINNPNSTHSSCTIEMVSTDKMVEVAVIDEFQLMSDTIRGQSWTRAILGIPAVELHLCGDNTAIELVKKICEITGDTLTINNYERLSTLVIDEEPIASMGDIKKGDCLICFKKKDIIFYKNYLEKQGLKCAVVYGSLPPTTRVQQAKLFNTDESVDVLIATDAIGMGLNLNIGRVIFLTLKKYDGEVDRELYASEVKQIAGRAGRFGTKYPVGSVTTFTRKDLAKIRKDWQSPNIISDRAGISPLSQQIEKFSLLPQCKNLKFSEVLTEFMENTNIDKHYFLGNFQEFITIAQITDFTTMSVKDKFLFSQCPLSNSKNEIPTSHYIKYALGYSKDRKVNLGFDIDKINNAEKRFNESPDDTKKFSEYLSTLESYYSVTDIYLWLSNYFPTHFIQVKNAIELSELISQRISLVLEQQIQKNKKNYKIYGNQKSKKKSSPSPHKL; from the exons ATGTTAAGAATATCTCTTTATTTGAGAAATggttcaaaaataataaataatcaaataaaatcatcattaccaCATGGcgatgattttaataattttagatcattaacaacaacaacaacaacaaaaaaagtttttaataacaataataataatagtagtgataataataataataataataataataataataatattaataataataataataataataataataataataataataataataataataataaagagttttttcaatcaaattcaactaTAAATGCAAAAACATTTAAAGTAAAATcagaaattattaaagagaaattaatagagaattttaatgaaattaatgaaatacttgaaattgaaaaagaaccaatagaaattaaatcattcaatggttttaatataataaagattgatccaaattcaaaaaagaaattaaaaaataaacaagattcaaaaatattaaaattagtaaTTGATAGTATTGAACATAAAGTATTGATTGAAGGTGATGATTTAACTATTAAACATTTAACTACACCTTCAATTTTACTTAAATTTGggttaattgataaattaccaatatcaacatcaaccatttcaacatcaacaattccaaaaaattcaaaaaaaattgaaaattatttagcATTTGATATAGAATTAAATAGATtaccaaattcattattaattaataattttaattttaataataaaataattttaaaaccac attcaTATGCAATGGatacaaattcaatttcaattcaacaaattttaaagcaAATATGtgatgaaaattcaattggaACAAAGTTAAATGagattgattttaaaaattgtttagaaGAATTTGAGAATGAATTAGCTATTGCATCACCAAAaactttaatatcattaaagATTGAAGaaatatatcaaaaaaagattttaggTCTTTTACGTAGTacttttaaagaaaaagaacaagaaataaaaagaaataaaaataaaaataaaattgaaaatgaagaaaatgaaaaagtaaAAGTAAGTGATCAAGAAAaggaagaaaaagaaaatgatgaagaaaatgatgaatatgaagaagatgaggatgaggatgatgaagaagatgaagaagatgaaaaaaatttaaaaattttatcagaTTTAAGAGAACCACATAAATGGTATACTGAAGctagaaaatttaaaagaaatattatattaCATGTTGGACCAACAAATTCTGGTAAAACTTATAATGCATTAAAGAGATTAATGGAATCAGAGAGTGGAGTTTATTGTGGACCATTACGTTTATTAGCACATGAAGTTTATGATAAAATGAATGAGAATGGACTTGACACATCTTTAATGACTGGTCAACTACGtataaataatccaaattcaACACATTCATCATGTACCATTGAGATGGTATCCACTGATAAAATGGTAGAGGTTGCTGTAATCGatgaatttcaattaatgtcTGACACAATTCGTGGTCAGTCTTGGACAAGGGCAATATTGGGTATACCGGCGGTTGAATTGCATTTATGTGGTGATAATACTGCAATTGAGTTGGTGAAGAAGATATGTGAGATCACTGGTGACACATTAACAATTAATAACTATGAAAGACTATCGACATTGGTGATTGATGAAGAGCCAATCGCATCGATgggtgatattaaaaaaggtgACTGTTTAATATGTTTCAAAAAGAAGGATATCATATTCTACAAGAACTATCTTGAGAAGCAAGGACTCAAATGCGCAGTTGTCTACGGTTCACTACCACCCACAACGCGTGTTCAACAAGCTAAGCTTTTCAATACAGATGAGAGTGTCGATGTGCTAATAGCCACCGATGCCATTGGCATGggtttgaatttgaatatcGGTCGTGTGATTTTCTTAACTTTAAAGAAATACGACGGGGAGGTCGATAGGGAGCTATACGCCTCTGAGGTGAAGCAAATCGCAGGTAGGGCCGGTAGATTCGGCACAAAGTACCCCGTTGGCTCCGTAACCACTTTCACCAGAAAGGACTTGGCAAAGATTCGTAAGGATTGGCAATCACCAAATATCATCTCTGACAGGGCTGGTATTTCCCCATTATCTCAACAAATTGAGAAATTCTCATTATTACCACaatgtaaaaatttaaaattctcTGAAGTTCTCACTGAATTCATggaaaatacaaatatagaTAAACATTATTTTCTTGGAAATTTCCAAGAATTCATTACAATTGCTCAAATCACAGATTTCACAACAATGTCAGTTAAAGATAAATTCCTTTTCTCTCAATGTCCACTTAGTAATTCAAAGAATGAAATTCCAACATCTCATTACATAAAATATGCACTTGGTTATAGTAAAGATAGAAAAGTAAATCTAGGTTTTGATatagataaaattaataacgcCGAAAAGAGATTCAATGAATCTCCAGATGACACTAAAAAGTTTTCTGAATATTTATCGACCTTGGAATCTTATTATAGTGTTACCGATATTTATCTTTGGTTATCAAATTATTTCCCAACTCATTTCATTCAAGTTAAAAATGCAATCGAACTCTCTGAATTAATTTCACAAAGAATTTCTTTAGTTTTagaacaacaaattcaaaagaataaaaaaaattataaaatatatggaaaccaaaaatcaaaaaaaaaatcatcaccatcaccacacaaactttaa